In Plantibacter sp. PA-3-X8, one DNA window encodes the following:
- a CDS encoding HPr family phosphocarrier protein, with amino-acid sequence MATRTVRIGSSHGLHARPAKLFTQAAKDAGVPVTIAKGSGKPVNAASILGVIALAVEHGDYVTLSVDGEGAAAEGTLDTLSELLVTDHDEQ; translated from the coding sequence ATGGCAACTCGAACCGTCCGCATCGGCTCGTCGCACGGCCTGCATGCCAGGCCCGCGAAGCTGTTCACGCAGGCTGCGAAGGACGCCGGGGTCCCGGTGACGATCGCGAAGGGCAGCGGCAAGCCCGTCAACGCGGCGAGCATCCTCGGCGTGATCGCGCTCGCCGTCGAGCACGGCGACTACGTGACCCTGTCCGTCGACGGCGAGGGCGCCGCAGCCGAGGGCACCCTCGACACGCTCTCCGAGCTCCTGGTGACCGACCATGACGAGCAGTAG
- a CDS encoding YrdB family protein, with amino-acid sequence MSERTPADVKIGPNEILRFFLELFAFFSLGFWGVAVWPFPLNVVVGIAAPVVAIILWALFLSPRAVIRIDLYGQAVVELLIFAAAALAWLHLGQPIIATVFAVVAVASGVVRGRKQLA; translated from the coding sequence GTGTCTGAACGAACTCCCGCCGACGTGAAGATCGGCCCCAACGAGATCCTGCGGTTCTTCCTCGAACTCTTCGCCTTCTTCTCGCTCGGCTTCTGGGGCGTCGCGGTGTGGCCGTTCCCGCTGAACGTGGTCGTCGGGATCGCCGCCCCGGTCGTGGCGATCATCCTCTGGGCGCTGTTCCTCTCACCGCGCGCCGTGATCCGCATAGACCTCTACGGCCAGGCGGTCGTCGAGCTCCTCATCTTCGCGGCGGCGGCGCTCGCCTGGTTGCACCTCGGGCAGCCGATCATCGCGACCGTCTTCGCCGTGGTCGCCGTCGCCAGTGGTGTCGTCCGCGGACGGAAGCAGCTCGCATGA
- a CDS encoding mannitol-1-phosphate 5-dehydrogenase: protein MRAVHFGAGNIGRGFVGLLLHEGGYEVVFADVNAELIDAIAAADSYTVHEVGDGAKDTVVTGFRAINSATDEEALVQEIAAADVVTTAVGPTILRFVAPVIARGIAARPADAAPLAVMACENAINATDLLATEVRQAVGDEAWASLSTRAVFANTAVDRIVPGQPAGQGIDVTVETFYEWAIETPAFNGSLPSIPGAHFVEELAPYIERKLFTVNTGHASVAYFGARAGIGTIAEALAEPSIAVAVGAVLEETSALLVAKHGLDVDAQREYRETILRRFANVHLPDTVERVGRQPLRKLSRTERFIGPAAELAERGMAHDALVSAIGAALEFDVADDEQSVHLQAKLHELAPGTFVEEVTGLAPEHPLAPAVLAQVVARQASLA, encoded by the coding sequence ATGCGAGCCGTCCACTTCGGCGCCGGCAACATCGGGCGCGGCTTCGTCGGCCTGCTCCTCCACGAGGGTGGCTACGAGGTCGTCTTCGCGGACGTCAACGCCGAGCTCATCGATGCGATCGCCGCGGCCGACAGCTACACGGTGCACGAGGTGGGCGACGGCGCGAAGGACACGGTCGTCACCGGGTTCCGTGCGATCAACAGCGCCACCGACGAGGAGGCCCTGGTCCAGGAGATCGCCGCCGCCGACGTGGTGACCACCGCCGTCGGTCCGACCATCCTGCGCTTCGTCGCTCCGGTCATCGCGCGTGGGATCGCCGCCCGTCCTGCCGACGCCGCTCCGCTCGCCGTCATGGCCTGCGAGAACGCGATCAACGCCACCGACCTTCTCGCCACCGAGGTGCGCCAGGCGGTCGGCGACGAGGCCTGGGCGTCGCTGTCGACCCGGGCCGTGTTCGCGAACACGGCCGTGGACCGCATCGTCCCGGGCCAGCCCGCCGGGCAGGGCATCGACGTGACCGTCGAGACCTTCTACGAGTGGGCGATCGAGACCCCGGCGTTCAACGGCTCGCTGCCGTCGATCCCCGGTGCCCACTTCGTCGAGGAGCTCGCGCCGTACATCGAGCGGAAGCTCTTCACCGTGAACACCGGCCACGCCTCCGTCGCCTACTTCGGCGCACGCGCCGGTATCGGGACCATCGCCGAAGCACTCGCCGAGCCGTCCATCGCCGTAGCCGTCGGTGCGGTGCTGGAGGAGACCTCCGCGCTGCTCGTCGCCAAGCACGGGCTCGACGTCGACGCGCAACGCGAGTACCGCGAGACGATCCTCCGTCGCTTCGCGAACGTGCACCTGCCCGACACCGTGGAGCGCGTCGGTCGGCAGCCGCTGCGCAAGCTGAGCCGGACCGAGCGGTTCATCGGACCCGCCGCGGAGCTGGCGGAGCGCGGCATGGCCCACGACGCCCTCGTCTCGGCCATCGGTGCCGCGCTCGAGTTCGACGTCGCCGACGACGAGCAGAGTGTCCACCTGCAGGCGAAGCTCCACGAGCTCGCGCCGGGCACCTTCGTCGAGGAGGTCACCGGCCTCGCTCCCGAGCACCCGCTGGCTCCCGCGGTGCTCGCGCAGGTCGTCGCCCGACAGGCATCGCTCGCGTAA
- a CDS encoding MerR family transcriptional regulator — translation MRIAELAERTGVPATRLRSYEEEGLLVAVRASHAPDEYEPSAIDHVVTVDNLFDAGLTTRLVRVVLDLDDARTSRAVPDCSRATAESLHAQIASIDARIDCLRQSRETVRSYLRQSSHADLVDERSVPAA, via the coding sequence ATGCGCATTGCAGAACTCGCTGAACGAACGGGTGTCCCGGCCACCCGGCTCCGCTCCTACGAGGAGGAGGGACTCCTGGTGGCCGTGCGTGCGTCGCACGCGCCCGACGAGTACGAACCGTCCGCGATCGACCACGTCGTCACGGTCGACAACCTGTTCGACGCGGGGCTCACGACCCGTCTCGTGCGCGTGGTCCTCGATCTCGACGACGCACGCACCTCGCGTGCCGTGCCCGACTGCTCCCGCGCGACGGCCGAGTCGCTCCACGCGCAGATCGCCTCGATCGACGCCCGCATCGACTGCCTGCGGCAGAGCCGCGAGACGGTGCGGTCGTACCTGCGTCAGTCCTCGCACGCCGACCTCGTCGACGAGCGGTCCGTCCCTGCGGCTTGA
- a CDS encoding PTS sugar transporter subunit IIB produces MKILVICGAGASSTFMAQRLRRAAADRSVDVSVAAGAESQVLSGTIALDGVDVLLVGAHLADHEAALRAAAEPTGTAVAVLPGDVFGVEGGARALELVLSIQSPTRR; encoded by the coding sequence ATGAAGATCCTGGTGATTTGCGGCGCGGGTGCGTCGAGCACGTTCATGGCCCAACGCCTGCGTCGCGCAGCAGCCGACCGATCGGTCGACGTCTCCGTCGCGGCCGGTGCCGAATCGCAGGTCCTCAGCGGCACGATCGCCCTCGACGGTGTCGACGTCCTGCTCGTCGGCGCCCACCTCGCCGACCACGAGGCCGCGCTGCGCGCAGCGGCCGAGCCCACCGGCACCGCGGTCGCCGTCCTGCCTGGCGACGTCTTCGGCGTCGAGGGCGGCGCGCGAGCCCTCGAACTCGTCCTCTCGATCCAATCACCAACCAGGAGGTAA
- a CDS encoding FAD-binding oxidoreductase gives MTTPTVLDALRDALGDAVSTTDAVLADARSDKSGHVSDAPPIAVVSARSIEDVQTVMRIATATGTPVVTRGAGTGLAGGALGGAGEIVLSTLQMQRVLEINEPDLLAVVEPGIINGAFNDLLLARGLWFAPDPASRAISTVGGNIATGAGGLLCAKYGVTRDAVLALKVVLADGRLISVGHRSVKGVTGLDLTSLMVGSEGVLGVIVEATVRIRRVTPGTVATIAGYFPSVVSAAEATAAVTASGVQPSIMELLDPVALVAVHRYLQLPTPTSGEAHVVIQTDGPNAEAEAAAILEVLRAGGGRAEMSTDHATGEHLLAVRRALHPSLEQFGTPLIEDVSVPRSQLAAMFTAIGEIERRYGISIPTVAHAGDGNLHPNFVFEGVEVPDLIWQAADDLFTTALRLGGTLTGEHGIGLLKKRWLGDELGEDQLALQHGIKRLFDPENLLNPGKMF, from the coding sequence ATGACGACGCCGACCGTCCTCGACGCCCTCCGTGACGCCCTCGGCGACGCGGTCTCGACGACGGACGCCGTCCTCGCGGACGCACGGTCCGACAAGTCGGGTCACGTGTCCGACGCCCCACCGATCGCCGTGGTCTCCGCGCGCTCCATCGAAGACGTCCAGACGGTCATGCGGATCGCCACCGCGACCGGGACGCCGGTCGTTACGCGCGGCGCCGGTACCGGACTGGCGGGCGGCGCGCTCGGCGGCGCGGGCGAGATCGTCCTGTCGACGCTCCAGATGCAGCGCGTCCTCGAGATCAACGAACCCGACCTCCTCGCGGTCGTCGAACCGGGCATCATCAACGGCGCCTTCAACGACCTCCTGCTCGCCCGTGGACTCTGGTTCGCGCCCGACCCGGCGAGCCGCGCGATCTCGACCGTGGGTGGGAACATCGCGACCGGTGCCGGCGGCCTGCTGTGCGCCAAGTACGGCGTGACACGCGACGCCGTCCTCGCCCTCAAGGTCGTCCTGGCCGACGGACGGCTCATCAGCGTCGGGCACCGGAGCGTGAAGGGGGTCACCGGCCTCGACCTCACGAGTCTCATGGTCGGCTCCGAGGGCGTCCTCGGCGTCATCGTCGAGGCGACCGTCCGCATCCGGCGCGTGACGCCGGGCACCGTCGCGACCATCGCCGGGTACTTCCCGAGCGTGGTCTCGGCAGCGGAGGCCACCGCCGCCGTCACCGCGTCCGGTGTCCAGCCGTCGATCATGGAACTGCTCGACCCCGTCGCGCTCGTCGCCGTGCACCGCTACCTGCAGCTGCCGACCCCGACCAGCGGCGAGGCGCACGTCGTGATCCAGACCGACGGCCCGAACGCCGAGGCGGAGGCCGCTGCAATCCTCGAGGTGCTCCGCGCCGGCGGCGGGCGTGCCGAGATGTCCACCGACCACGCGACGGGTGAGCACCTGTTGGCCGTCCGCCGCGCCCTGCATCCGTCACTCGAGCAGTTCGGCACCCCGCTCATCGAGGACGTGTCGGTCCCCCGCAGTCAGTTGGCGGCGATGTTCACGGCGATCGGTGAGATCGAGCGCCGGTACGGCATCTCCATCCCCACGGTCGCGCACGCGGGCGACGGCAACCTCCACCCGAACTTCGTCTTCGAGGGAGTCGAGGTACCAGACCTCATCTGGCAGGCCGCCGACGACCTCTTCACCACCGCGCTGCGGCTCGGCGGCACCCTCACCGGCGAGCACGGCATCGGCCTGCTCAAGAAGCGCTGGCTCGGCGACGAGCTCGGCGAAGATCAGCTCGCGCTCCAGCACGGGATCAAGCGGCTCTTCGACCCGGAGAACCTCCTCAACCCGGGCAAGATGTTCTGA
- the nagA gene encoding N-acetylglucosamine-6-phosphate deacetylase, which translates to MTELLIHSTTKVDVDGHQDAFWLHAVDRVIRSTGTGDDWRSIPVGDGASVHDAHGGHLTPGFIDLHVHGGGGSSFDDGRDAIGRALAVHRAHGTTRTLISLVSNPVDALVASLEGIADLVAEDPLVLGAHLEGPFLSPAKKGAHDPGALIDPSPAVVERLIDASRGTLRQITIAPELPNALEAIQVLVEAGVIVAVGHTDADEALTKTAFDLGARLVTHVFNAMNGIHHRAPGPIIASFADERVTVELILDGEHVHPDVAKLAFEQAPGRVALITDAMAAAGSSDGRYLLGALEVQVTDGLARLVEGDSIAGSTLTLDRALRLAVASGVAADAAVGALTSTPARVLGLADRFGRLAPGYAADAVLLDHQWNVQAVWADGSALPR; encoded by the coding sequence ATGACCGAGCTCCTGATCCACTCCACCACCAAGGTCGACGTCGACGGCCACCAGGACGCCTTCTGGCTGCACGCGGTCGACCGCGTCATCCGCTCCACCGGCACCGGCGACGACTGGCGGTCCATCCCCGTCGGCGACGGCGCATCCGTCCACGACGCACACGGCGGCCACCTCACGCCGGGGTTCATCGACCTCCACGTCCACGGTGGCGGCGGGTCGTCCTTCGACGACGGACGCGACGCCATCGGACGCGCTCTCGCGGTGCACCGGGCACACGGGACCACGAGGACACTCATCAGCCTGGTCTCGAACCCGGTCGACGCCCTCGTCGCGAGCCTCGAGGGGATCGCCGACCTCGTCGCCGAGGATCCCCTGGTCCTCGGCGCCCACCTCGAAGGTCCGTTCCTCTCACCGGCAAAGAAGGGCGCGCACGACCCCGGGGCGCTCATCGACCCGAGCCCGGCGGTCGTCGAACGCCTCATCGACGCGAGCCGCGGCACGCTGCGGCAGATCACGATCGCCCCTGAGCTGCCGAACGCCCTCGAGGCGATCCAGGTCCTCGTCGAGGCCGGCGTCATCGTCGCCGTGGGTCACACCGACGCCGACGAGGCACTGACGAAGACGGCGTTCGATCTCGGTGCCCGACTCGTCACCCACGTGTTCAACGCGATGAACGGGATCCACCACCGTGCGCCCGGACCGATCATCGCCTCCTTCGCCGACGAGCGGGTCACGGTCGAGCTCATCCTCGACGGCGAACACGTGCACCCCGACGTCGCCAAGCTCGCCTTCGAGCAGGCCCCGGGCCGCGTCGCACTCATCACCGACGCGATGGCCGCAGCCGGCTCTTCCGACGGCCGTTACCTCCTGGGCGCGCTCGAAGTCCAGGTGACGGACGGTCTGGCGCGGCTCGTGGAAGGCGACTCGATCGCCGGCTCCACGCTGACGCTCGACCGGGCGCTCCGACTCGCCGTCGCGAGCGGTGTGGCGGCGGACGCGGCGGTCGGTGCCCTCACGAGCACCCCGGCCCGTGTCCTCGGCCTCGCCGACCGCTTCGGACGACTGGCCCCGGGATACGCCGCCGACGCCGTCCTCCTCGACCACCAGTGGAACGTCCAGGCGGTCTGGGCCGACGGATCAGCCCTGCCGCGATGA
- a CDS encoding PTS sugar transporter subunit IIA, with amino-acid sequence MSQVLTQDRITIVTGTVTQEEAIRRAADALEAAGAVTDEYFEAMLAREQSVSTYMGNLLAIPHGTNDAKEAVRDSALSFTRYETPIDWDGDEVRFVVGIAGKDGGHMEILSKIAIIFSEDDEVAKLLAAETPEELYALLSEVNE; translated from the coding sequence ATGTCGCAGGTACTGACCCAGGATCGGATCACCATCGTCACCGGGACGGTGACGCAGGAGGAGGCCATCCGCCGCGCTGCCGACGCCCTCGAAGCGGCCGGCGCCGTGACCGACGAGTACTTCGAGGCCATGCTCGCCCGCGAGCAGTCCGTGTCGACCTACATGGGCAACCTCCTCGCCATCCCGCACGGGACGAACGACGCGAAGGAGGCGGTCCGCGATTCCGCCCTGTCGTTCACCCGCTATGAGACCCCCATCGACTGGGACGGCGACGAGGTCCGCTTCGTCGTCGGCATCGCCGGCAAGGACGGCGGGCACATGGAGATCCTCTCCAAGATCGCCATCATCTTCTCCGAGGACGACGAGGTCGCCAAGCTGCTCGCAGCCGAGACGCCTGAGGAGCTCTACGCGCTCCTGAGCGAGGTCAACGAGTGA
- the ptsP gene encoding phosphoenolpyruvate--protein phosphotransferase — protein sequence MTAFQGIGIGQGVAVGPVARMADPLPAPADVASTLDLATETERANTSLAAVARELEARGAAAGGAARDVLEAQAMMAEDPTLAEEIATRLADGKTAEWAVYAAFASFRDQLAAMGGYLGERAADLDDVSQRVIADLMGVPAPGVPSPGHPFILVARDLAPADTALLDLDLVLGLVTSDGGPTSHTAILAREKSIVAIVGVVGAAELTDGTTLVVDAATGEVTVDPTPELVAATEQRIADRLALVNAPVVPGALADGTPVPLLANLGSAEHADAAAELGAEGVGLFRTEFLFLDQALAPTVEQQRAHYEKLLNAFPGQKVVVRVLDAGADKPLAFLNDAHEDNPALGLRGLRALRASEDILREQLTALAQADAATNADLWVMAPMVSTVEETKYFMAIAAEYGLKTPGVMVEVPSSALLADRVLAHAGFASIGTNDLTQYTLAADRLLGSVGAFQDPWHPAVLRLVQLVGEAGQHHGKPVGICGEAAADPLLAVVLVGLGATTLSMSPSALADVRHSLQQYTLDDARRIAAAALAADGAAEARAAATAATTPEMKEATSS from the coding sequence ATGACCGCGTTCCAGGGCATCGGTATCGGCCAGGGCGTCGCCGTCGGCCCGGTGGCCCGCATGGCCGACCCGCTCCCCGCCCCCGCCGACGTCGCCAGCACCCTCGACCTCGCGACCGAGACCGAGCGCGCGAACACCTCCCTCGCCGCGGTCGCCCGTGAGCTCGAGGCCCGAGGCGCCGCCGCCGGTGGTGCCGCTCGCGACGTCCTCGAGGCCCAGGCGATGATGGCGGAGGACCCGACCCTCGCCGAGGAGATCGCCACGCGGCTCGCGGACGGCAAGACCGCCGAGTGGGCCGTCTACGCGGCCTTCGCCTCGTTCCGCGACCAGCTCGCTGCGATGGGCGGCTACCTCGGGGAGCGCGCCGCCGACCTCGACGACGTGTCGCAGCGGGTCATCGCCGACCTCATGGGCGTGCCGGCCCCCGGCGTCCCCTCGCCCGGCCACCCGTTCATCCTCGTCGCCCGCGACCTCGCGCCGGCCGACACCGCTCTCCTCGACCTCGACCTGGTCCTGGGCCTCGTCACGAGCGACGGCGGCCCGACTTCGCACACGGCAATCCTCGCCCGCGAGAAGTCGATCGTCGCGATCGTCGGCGTCGTCGGAGCAGCCGAACTGACCGACGGCACGACGCTCGTCGTCGACGCGGCAACCGGTGAGGTCACGGTCGATCCGACCCCCGAGCTCGTCGCCGCCACGGAGCAGCGCATCGCCGACCGACTCGCGCTCGTGAACGCACCGGTCGTCCCCGGTGCACTGGCCGACGGCACCCCCGTGCCGCTGCTCGCGAACCTGGGCTCGGCCGAGCACGCCGACGCCGCCGCGGAGCTCGGCGCCGAAGGCGTCGGCCTCTTCCGCACCGAGTTTCTCTTCCTCGACCAGGCGCTCGCACCGACGGTCGAGCAGCAGCGGGCGCACTACGAGAAGCTCCTGAACGCCTTCCCCGGCCAGAAGGTCGTCGTGCGCGTCCTCGACGCCGGCGCCGACAAGCCGTTGGCGTTCCTGAACGACGCACACGAGGACAACCCGGCGCTCGGACTCCGCGGCCTCCGTGCGTTGCGGGCGAGCGAGGACATCCTGCGCGAGCAGCTCACGGCGCTCGCCCAAGCCGATGCGGCGACGAACGCCGACCTGTGGGTCATGGCCCCGATGGTGTCGACCGTCGAGGAGACGAAGTACTTCATGGCGATCGCCGCCGAGTACGGTCTGAAGACGCCCGGCGTCATGGTGGAGGTGCCGTCGAGCGCCCTCCTCGCCGACCGCGTCCTCGCCCACGCCGGATTCGCGTCGATCGGGACCAACGACCTCACGCAGTACACGCTCGCCGCGGACCGCCTGCTCGGTTCCGTCGGCGCGTTCCAGGACCCGTGGCACCCGGCGGTCCTCCGTCTCGTGCAGCTCGTCGGCGAAGCCGGCCAGCACCACGGCAAGCCGGTCGGCATCTGCGGCGAAGCAGCCGCCGACCCGCTCCTCGCCGTCGTCCTCGTCGGACTCGGCGCCACCACCCTGTCCATGTCACCGTCGGCGCTCGCCGACGTCCGTCATTCCCTCCAGCAGTACACGCTCGACGATGCCCGGCGCATCGCGGCAGCAGCACTGGCCGCCGACGGTGCGGCCGAAGCCAGGGCAGCGGCCACCGCTGCAACGACTCCCGAAATGAAAGAGGCAACATCATCATGA
- a CDS encoding PTS mannitol transporter subunit IICB — protein sequence MTTTSTPKKPGGARVGVQRFGTFLSGMVMPNIAAFIAWGLITAFFIATGWFPNGILGGFGNADLIGWQGAATALAQADDGTTFPQYVGLVGPMITYLLPLLIANTGGRMIYGERGGVVASIATMGVIVGSAIPMFIGAMIMGPLAAWLMKQVDRIWDGKIKAGFEMLVNNFSAGILGAILAIGGFFGIAPIVTALSSFLEGIVDWLVANSLLPIASIFIEPGKILFLNNAINHGVLTPLGVQQSEETGKSILFLLEANPGPGLGILLAFCFFGIGLAKASAPGAVIIQFFGGIHEIYFPYVLMKPMLVLAAIGGGMAGVATNVAFNTGLRAPASPGSIIAVLIQTAPDSYFGVILSVIVAAAVSFGISAIILRASRKRDLENENAGDLSAAVAATEAAKGKKSSVLGNLSAGSAAAGADVVDEGVVTTLERGPIRNIVFACDAGMGSSAMGASVLRNKIKKAGIEEITVTNKAIANLADDVDLVITQRELTERAKEKTPSAVHMSVDNFMNSPKYDEVVELLRGEGAH from the coding sequence ATGACAACGACGTCTACTCCCAAGAAGCCGGGAGGTGCACGAGTCGGCGTTCAGCGATTCGGCACCTTCCTCTCCGGCATGGTCATGCCGAACATCGCGGCCTTCATCGCCTGGGGCCTCATCACCGCCTTCTTCATCGCGACCGGCTGGTTCCCGAACGGGATCCTCGGCGGCTTCGGCAACGCCGACCTCATCGGTTGGCAGGGTGCCGCGACGGCGCTCGCGCAGGCCGACGACGGCACGACCTTCCCGCAGTACGTCGGCCTCGTCGGCCCAATGATCACGTACCTGCTCCCGCTGCTCATCGCGAACACCGGTGGCCGCATGATCTACGGTGAGCGTGGCGGCGTCGTCGCGTCCATCGCGACCATGGGTGTCATCGTCGGCAGCGCGATCCCGATGTTCATCGGTGCGATGATCATGGGCCCGCTCGCCGCATGGCTCATGAAGCAGGTGGACCGGATCTGGGACGGCAAGATCAAGGCCGGCTTCGAGATGCTGGTCAACAACTTCTCCGCGGGTATCCTCGGAGCCATCCTCGCCATCGGCGGCTTCTTCGGTATCGCACCGATCGTCACCGCGCTCAGCAGCTTCCTCGAGGGCATCGTCGACTGGCTCGTCGCCAACTCGCTCCTGCCGATCGCGAGCATCTTCATCGAGCCCGGCAAGATCCTCTTCCTCAACAACGCCATCAACCACGGTGTGCTGACCCCGCTCGGTGTCCAGCAGTCCGAGGAGACCGGCAAGTCGATCCTGTTCCTTCTCGAGGCGAACCCCGGCCCGGGCCTCGGCATCCTGCTCGCGTTCTGCTTCTTCGGCATCGGTCTCGCGAAGGCGTCGGCCCCCGGCGCGGTCATCATCCAGTTCTTCGGTGGCATCCACGAGATCTACTTCCCGTACGTGCTCATGAAGCCGATGCTGGTCCTGGCCGCGATCGGTGGCGGCATGGCCGGTGTGGCGACGAACGTCGCGTTCAACACGGGTCTCCGCGCCCCTGCCTCGCCCGGCAGCATCATCGCCGTGCTCATCCAGACCGCACCCGACAGCTACTTCGGCGTGATCCTGTCGGTCATCGTCGCAGCAGCCGTCTCGTTCGGGATCTCCGCGATCATCCTGCGGGCCAGCCGGAAGCGCGACCTCGAGAACGAGAACGCCGGTGACCTCTCGGCCGCCGTCGCCGCGACCGAAGCCGCCAAGGGCAAGAAGTCGAGCGTGCTCGGCAACCTCTCCGCCGGAAGCGCCGCAGCCGGTGCGGACGTCGTCGACGAGGGCGTCGTCACGACGCTCGAGCGCGGCCCGATCCGCAACATCGTCTTCGCCTGCGACGCCGGTATGGGTTCGAGTGCGATGGGCGCCTCGGTGCTCCGCAACAAGATCAAGAAGGCCGGCATCGAGGAGATCACCGTCACCAACAAGGCGATCGCGAACCTCGCCGACGACGTCGACCTCGTCATCACCCAGCGCGAGCTGACGGAGCGCGCGAAGGAGAAGACCCCGAGTGCCGTGCACATGTCGGTCGACAACTTCATGAACTCTCCGAAGTACGACGAAGTGGTGGAGTTGCTCCGCGGAGAGGGAGCACACTAG
- the purU gene encoding formyltetrahydrofolate deformylase, which translates to MTNSTDPSAVPSTTHERSVHWVLSIICEDRPGIVHAISGAIVEAAGNITESQQFSSDDTGRFFMRLQVEAAVSRERFEAAIAPVVERYALQWRLDVVGRPLRTLVLASTAAHCVNDLLFRQRAGQLPVEIPLVLSNHGSLRDLASFYGVPFEALPVTDAASKAAFEARVVEAVEEHDIELVVLARYMQILSPELCERLAGRAINIHHSFLPGFKGANPYKQAHARGVKLIGATAHFVTSDLDEGPIIEQNVVRVDHSRSPAELVAIGQDEESRTLTQAVKWFAEDRVLLDGARTIIFR; encoded by the coding sequence GTGACGAACTCGACCGATCCCTCCGCTGTGCCCTCGACCACGCACGAGCGCTCCGTCCACTGGGTGCTCTCGATCATCTGCGAGGACCGGCCCGGCATCGTGCACGCCATCAGCGGTGCGATCGTCGAAGCCGCCGGCAACATCACCGAGAGCCAGCAGTTCTCGAGCGATGACACCGGACGGTTCTTCATGCGGCTCCAGGTCGAGGCGGCGGTCTCGCGCGAGCGGTTCGAGGCGGCCATCGCACCCGTCGTCGAGCGATACGCCCTCCAGTGGCGGCTCGACGTCGTCGGTCGTCCGCTCCGGACGCTCGTCCTGGCCTCGACGGCGGCGCACTGCGTCAACGACCTCCTCTTCCGCCAGCGGGCCGGCCAGCTCCCGGTCGAGATCCCCCTCGTGCTCAGCAACCACGGTTCGCTCCGCGATCTCGCCTCCTTCTACGGCGTGCCCTTCGAGGCGCTGCCCGTGACGGACGCCGCATCGAAGGCGGCGTTCGAGGCCAGGGTCGTCGAGGCCGTCGAGGAACACGACATCGAGCTCGTCGTCCTCGCCAGGTACATGCAGATCCTCTCCCCCGAGCTCTGCGAGCGCCTCGCCGGTCGCGCCATCAACATCCACCACTCCTTCCTGCCCGGTTTCAAGGGCGCGAACCCGTACAAGCAGGCGCACGCGCGCGGCGTCAAGCTCATCGGTGCGACGGCGCACTTCGTGACGAGCGACCTCGACGAGGGACCGATCATCGAGCAGAACGTCGTCCGCGTGGACCACTCCCGCTCCCCCGCGGAGCTCGTCGCCATCGGTCAGGACGAGGAGAGCCGCACCCTCACCCAGGCGGTGAAGTGGTTCGCCGAGGACCGCGTCCTCCTCGACGGTGCGCGCACGATCATCTTCCGCTGA